From a region of the Cucumis sativus cultivar 9930 chromosome 6, Cucumber_9930_V3, whole genome shotgun sequence genome:
- the LOC101217127 gene encoding uncharacterized protein LOC101217127 → MNRRNSGGGGAATPKLELKLNLSPPRANRGVESPSRSATVSPTSPPSSCVSSEEEMRYSNSPETTSMMLVGCPRCLMYVMLSEEDPKCPKCKSTVLLDVLHDNAAVKTRKN, encoded by the coding sequence ATGAATAGAAGAAACAGTGGAGGAGGAGGTGCAGCAACGCCAAAGCTTGAGCTGAAATTGAACTTATCGCCGCCGAGAGCGAACAGGGGAGTGGAATCACCAAGCCGGTCTGCGACGGTGTCGCCGACGTCGCCGCCGAGTTCGTGTGTGTCGTCGGAAGAGGAGATGAGATATTCGAACAGCCCTGAAACGACGTCGATGATGCTGGTGGGATGTCCACGTTGTTTGATGTACGTTATGTTATCGGAAGAGGATCCGAAATGTCCGAAATGCAAAAGCACTGTTCTTCTTGACGTTCTTCATGATAACGCCGCCGtcaaaactagaaaaaactaa